TGTCCACCTTCTCGAACCAAGGGACATTCGAACTCTTTAAATAGGGCCAAAGATCGTAGTGGATATATTGGCAAATTCCTTGGACATAGCGTCGCTGCTGTTTTCGAAACGCGGTGTAGGTCTCGGGAAACTCTTCAAAACTTTTGACCTGTGGAACAAATCGGCCGCGATATCCCAGTCGCCTGGCACGATGACTGAGTCCAAGATCCTCCGAAATCAGCGGAGGAAAACCGCCGATTTCCTTCCAGACGTCGTAACGAATGATCCCCCCATGCCCGAGGAAGATGACGGATCCGTATCGGTTCCGCGCCGGTGCAAAGACCTTCCACATGCTTTTAATTTGGAGCCCCAGGTCGCGAGAATAGGACGAACTAGGGTTAGGGTCCGGTTCGAAACCGCCTTGCACAAAACCGACACGCGGGTCATTCGCGAAATACGGCAGCAGTTCGGCAATGAAATAGGGCGGAAAGATACTGTCGGCGTCCGCGAGGGCAAAGTAATCGTAGCCGTGGACATGATTTTCTAATGCGTTGTTGACGTTCCCCGCTTTATAACCCACTCGATCCGTCCGCCGCACCACGGTCACATCGTCGGGATATCGCTGAGCAAATTCGTCCACCACCTGCTTTGCGTCTTCGTTCTTGCTATCGTCAAGGATGAACGTATGACAATTCTCATACCTTTGATTGATGCACGACAGGACCGCTTTCTCCTGAAAATCGTGCATCGTTGTGTAGAGGATCGCCACTCGCGGGCCCGCAAGAACGCGTGGTGTAATATTGACCTTGGATCTCGATAGCGAACTAAAGACCGCTTGTGCAGCAAAGAACCCTCCGTAGAGCCAGAATATGTGCGTCTGCAGGATGAACAAACCGATTGCAAATTTACCAGCGATACCGCTAGCCTCGTCAAACAGGCTGATCATCCGTGGAGTAAATGCGATAGCGCAAAGTGCGTACAGAATGAGCACTACCAGGATCATCGTTGGGCGTTTGCGTTCGAGTCCAGGCACATCCGGCGATCCTAGCGACTCCGGCGGTGTTGTCGTCTGGTCTTGTTGATACTCACGGGGCGAGCGAGCAAGGACATCAATCGTGTTTACGTTTCTGATGATGTTTTCCATTAATTCAACCGATTCCTGTAGGTTGACCTAGGGTGTGTTACCGGCATTGATTTGCACCGGTCCGCTGAAACTAGAGCGAGGCTGATCCGCTAACGCGAGATCGAGAGGCCACGTAATGGATCTTTCAAGGCAGCCTGCAGAAGCCGGGTCTCTTCCGCTCGTGGCATGATTCCTTGCGGGCTTCGGTATGGCGATCGCAAGGGGCCGAGCGAATGAACCGAGCGGCAAAGGTACCGGCCCAAAACTTCCTGTATCCATAGTGCGTTGGTGGGATCGTCGTAGCCGCGGTTGTCAGACTGCTCCGCTGCATCTGCCCATCGATCGCTCTGAAGTCGTGATCCGTTGATTGGATCGCAGCCAGCGATCGCATACGGATGCTGTCCAGAGAGAGTCGCTAACTGGTCTGGCTCGAGAAAAGTCGCGGTGGACGATTCGTACCAGCGGTTATGGATATAGTGCAGGTCGGTTTGGGAGTCGTAAAACGCTCCTTTGAATCGGAACGGAAGTTCCACGTCCGCATCGGGGCCGGCGATTACATTTCCAAAACAATCGGTTTGCGGCGAGCTAACGATTTGGCCCTCCGTATCGGTAATTTCGCTGACATTGCCAATCGCATCCTGCCAACAGTAATGCCAAGTGGCGTCGCGTCGCATGGCTACCAGTTCGCGGTCGCTTGGTTCCGCAGTATGCAAGCGAGGAGCCCAAACATACAGCCGAGGGTCGTTCCCGCCGTTGTTTTCAGAGTAGACAATGCGGTCGCCATCCCAGAAAAAGTGGGTGACTTGGCTGCCGATAGTTCTCGAAGCCAACCTTCCTAGCGGATCGTATTGATACGAGACAACCACTTGGTTCGGCAGCCTCACTCGCACAAGGCGACCGAGCGAGTCGTGCTCATAGGCCGTTTTCTTATCGGCTTGCAGCACTGCATTCAGATTTCCATCAAGGTCGTAAAACCGCGTGCTATCCCCTGTGCTGGAATACTGGTTTAGTACATTGGCTTTCACTGGTTTGGTGCTCAGAGCCGTACGATTGTTGACTGCGTCATAGGCAATGGACAGCCGGTCCTCATCGCCATTTTTCACCGTGACTAACCGGCCCGCCGAATCATAGGCGAACGACTTTGATTGGCCGCCTCGAATGGCAACCTTGGTGATGCGGCTAAGATTGTCGTACTCATAATCTCGTGCGGCCAGAGTTTGTTTTGACGGCGATTCACTTACCACCGACTTGACTTGACCGAGACGGTCGTATTCAAACTGATGAAGCACACCGTTGGCAGTGCGACGGCTTTTCAGGCCAACCTCGTCGTAGACATACTCGGCCAATTGCATCTCATCCGCTAGGGCCAATGTGCGCAAACGTCCTGCAGGATCATACGAGTAAACAAGTTGTCCCCCAGGACTAGCCAACGACTCTTTGCGGCCCAGTCGATCATAGGTGTAAACCAGTGACTTGCCATTGGGATACTTGCATGCAGTCAAGCGGCCCGATTCGTCGTATTCGAAGCTTAGCGTTCCCCACCCGTTTGTAGCCTGAGTCAAATTCCCAACCGCATCGTACTGATAAACGACCTTGGGTTGCCGATTGATTTGCATCGACTGCAGCAATCCGCGTTTATCAAACCAATACTGGACCTTCTGGCCACTTCGCAATTCACGCTGTATGGAAGTGCCATCATCCTCTTTGAAATAGCGGCGAACCTCTGTTAAACCGTCTGGATATTGGATGTGAGTCAATTGACCATCCTCGAGGTAACGTAGCGTAGTACTTATGCCGTTGGCATCTGTAACGATGGTCGCCGACTGCTCCGGTACCTTTTTCCACGTCATCTCTGCGCCACCTGGAAACGTCAACTGCGTTTGCGAATCTTCGGGAACGGATTTCCAAACCGTGTTGTCCAGACCGGTCAGTTTACAAAGCGTGAATTGGTCGTCGTACTCGAATTGGACTGCGTGGCTATCAGCTCCGATACCGCGTGAAAGTACACGGCCATCCGATGCAATTTTCTCACTCAGAATCTCGCCGGCCGAACCCTTGATGGTTCTCGCCCCCGCCCCAATCGCATTTATCGAATAGTCGAGCTCGAGGACTTCGCTCTCGCCTTTAATACTTCGAACGAGACCGTCGTCATAGTAGGCGAGCTCCCTTTGGATCGTATCATTCCGCGTAATATTCGAGAGCCGTTGTTGGTCGTCGTAAACGTAGGCGATTTCCTCGCCCGCAGGACGAGTAACTAGGACAAGGTTTTGGTTTTGATCGTATTGAAATTGGACCGTCCGTCCTGCCGAATCGGACACGGACTCGACAAGTTCGTCTGCATAATTGAACTGTAGGAACTGCCCCGATAGATCGGAAACCTTTACCAGTCGATCCTCTTCGTACTGCAGCGACACACGGTGTCCTTGGCCATCGTCGACCTCTAATGGCGTCAGCGATGCATCAAATCGCCAGATGAGGTGATCGTCGGTGATCAGTTGGAAGGAACCATCGGGATCACGCACCACCTTGTGGGCCAAACCGGTAACTTCGCGGTAGACGCCTGTTTCCGTTTTGACGAAGTGAGGCCCATGTGGTCCCACACCCAGCAGTTCGATCGAGCCGTCGGTATGCTCGACCAACCGCAAACCATACGCATGGGTCCAGCCGCGACCGAATTCAGAAATGTCTGGCTCGGCAAACGCGCTATAGCGATATTGTCTTGCAACCTGCAGGTCTAAATCCCAGTACGGCAGCGAAAGGTCGATGAACTCCGCTAGAACCGGCAACTCTCTCGCCCGAGCGATCAAACTGACCTGCACCTTGTTTTTTGTGATCTCGACGGCCGGACTCGGTTCAGGCGTTGCTTCTTCGAGCGACTCTCCGTCCGCCGCCGCAGTTTCGTTCGATGCTGCCACAGATTCGTCAAGCTCGAGTGACTCCACATCGGTTTCGCTCGCGTCTACCGAAGCAACTAAATCAGACACGCTTGCGATCAAACGATCTGCCAGCAAAACAGTCGACGCATTCGAGGTTACCGTGGTCTTCGTATCAGCGGGCGAAGAATCATCTTCGGTCGCCTGATCTTCGCGCGCCTCATCCACGGGCGATTCTGCCTCTAGCGATGCCAAACTCTTTTGCAACTGCACCTCGATCACGTAGTCATTGGCAGGCAACAGTCCCGCCGTGTTCCAGTGGTAATACAACGATCGTCCATGGGATGCGTGATACAGTTTGCATTCGCCAGAGTCGTAGCCAGCCGCCTGGGAAGTGATCCTGACACTTCCCTCGTTGACATTCAGTGGCAGAAAAGTGTCCGCTACGACGATCGACGATACTCCTCCAATGACCACCGGCATTTGATTGTCTGCGTTGACGTTGATCTCAACCGTAGACAAACCTTGGGCTCGCTTTTGAATCGCTTCAAAGTCCCCACGATCGAGTTTGCTGTTCTGAGAAACGTCGGCACAATCCGGGTTAGGGACTCGGAAATACTGCGATGTCAGTGAGCGATCGAGGCTTCGTGCATCCCAGATATCGACGCTCCCATTACCATCGACGTCTCCCGGTAAATTGGTCCCCGCGATCCGCATGGTCGTGGGTAATTCACATCCGATTCCTGCTAAAAGACACAGAAACAGTCCTAAAAGATGGCCATGGCGGCGCAACTGGAAGCAGTGGAACATAGTTGCAAGTCACGTTGAGAAACAAAGTTACAGATGTACTAGTCGCACGGGTTGTGCGGCTTGGTGGGGCCGGATGCAAACGTTGTGCCATATACGCACATGCCCAAACGCATCGAACGACCAGCGAGCTTTGCGGGATGCCCCCTTTTTGGACGGTGTCCAATTTAGGCGAGTTGCAGACGCCCCAAAGTGAGCGCAAGGTTGAGCCGAACTACATTCGAAAGCCGACTGATGCAATCAAGCAATAAATGAAAGTCGTGAGATTCTGCGGCGTTCATAGACTGGTGGCGTGCGTGATGATTCTAGTGCCATCTGCCTGCACGCTCTTCGAGCAGGTTTAGGGAACCGATGGTGCAGAAACAGACAGTGATGACATGTAGAATGTTGAAGCACCGATGCAACTACTAGCCAAGCATCAGCTAGTCAGCGGTTCATGATTGCGATACCGTGACGAGAGACATTTGTTGGTGCCGCACGTTGTCGGCCGCCATTAGCCTCTTTTAACGTATGAGATACGAGACATGAGCCCAACGCAGATCACTTACGGATTGATCACCCCGGTTCTCATCAGTTGCTGGTTTTGCGCGGTCCCCATAGCAGCATTGCACGCCGAGGAAAGCGGCTGGCATTTGGTGTGGTCAGATGAGTTTGACGGCGAGCGATTGGACTATTCGAAATGGGGTGTCGAAGTCAACGCATTTGGCGGCGGAAACGAAGAGTTGCAACTCTACACCGACCGGCCCGAAAACGTTCGCGTTGTCGATGGAAATTTGATCATCGAAGCACGTGCGGATCGACCGAACATCTCTGGAACAACTCGCGACTATTCGTCAGGCAAAGTGCGAACGAAGCATCGCGGCGATTGGACGTACGGCAGATTTGAAGTACGAGCTCAAATGCCAGCGGGGCAAGGAATCTGGCCCGCCATTTGGATGTTGCCTAGCGAAGAAAGCTACGGTGCCTGGGCAGCAAGTGGAGAGATTGATATCGCCGAGTACAAGGGACAAGAACCCAGTCGCGTTCACGGGACGTTGCATTTTGGCGACCAGTGGCCAAAGAACGCGTCGCATACAAAGCACTATGAATTACCCATAGGAACCTTCGCGGACCGATTTCATGTCTTTACGCTCGAATGGGAACCCGACCAGATTCGTTGGTATATCGATGGGGATCTCTACCAATCGCAAGATCATTGGCATTCCGCCGGGCAGCCCTTTCCCGCTCCTTTTAATAAACCCTTTCACTTGCTTCTTAACTTGGCAGTCGGAGGGCGGTTTGTAGGGGCACCGGATAGCAATACGACCTTTCCACTGCAACTGAGGGTCGATTATGTGCGAGTCTACCAGAAGTCTTGATTCAAAACGGTAAACCGGTCGTCGTATGGCGAGCCGACAAAGCGATCTGTAAATACGCCAGCCCGGTGGCGGTCAATGGCGAGGCATACTTCTTAAGCAAGGCAAACGTGCTGCACTGTCTGAATATCGAAAGCGGCGAAGTTGCTTACCGCCAGCGACTCGATGGTGACTGCGGGCCAACGCCGATCGTCGCCAACGGCAAGCTCAATTTTTTTTTGCAAGAACGGCCAGTGTCATGTGGTCGCTGCGGGCCGCAAGTTTAAACAATTGTCGAGCAATCAACTTTGGACCCCAGACGCCCCGCCCACTCCACAGTCGCATGCCGAGTTTTCAGGCGACGCCACTTCCTCTCATGGACATGGTAACGAGCATGGTGGTAAGCCGGGCAGCAGCATGGCAGACGACTCAAAGCAGGTGATTTGAATGGCGATGGCGTGCTCGAAAGCGACGAAGTCCTTGAGATGTTCTGAGCCATGATTGCTCGCATCGACACCAATGGCGACAGAAAACTGGATGAGCAAGAGATTGACTCGATGGCCAAAAGTTTTACGGAGCGACGCAAGGATTCTGCGGCCTCGTCGCGTGACCCGATCGTTTACGGTGTCGCTGCATTGGTCGGACGAATCATCGTCCGCACCGGCACGCGACTGTACGCGATCGCCGACTGACTCTGCTGAGCATCATTCATTTGATCGATTCGACTTTAGCTGCAACATCACGCTGCGGCAGCTCCTGTGGTGGTTTGTGCAGGCACACCCCATTTTTTGAGTGGCAATGCCTATTCCCTATTAAAATCGATCAAGAGAATTAAGAAACGGTAGCGACCCATTAAGTGACGGCACTCGCATGCATCGGAGTCTGAAATGTGACGTGTGACGTGCCGTTGGATTGAGCCAAAAGTTGAAGGGCGACTCGTCACCACAAGATCAGAGGCCGATACACTGACCGAGAGTGTGTCGCCCTCCGCGCTTTGTTCGAGCAACACCTCACATTGAGACGGGGCGGACGCAGGTTGGGAAAATGCGATGTATTGACTTCGGCCATTCCCCAAGTCGCGTGTCATCGGTTTCCCATCCAACAAAATGCTCTGGTCCTCGGGGCTCTCTTTCGCTAACCTCCCCGACGAAGTAGGGAGGCAAGGTTCGCTTCCGATGGGCGTATTAGATTGGTGTGGGATGCGAAACTGGAGCGTTAAAACGGCGATGAAGTGTTGGGTGCCGTGAGGGCTATTGAGCTTCATTGTGATGGTTTCGGGGTGTCGCTCTACAACCAACCCCAGCCCGGAAATTGCTTCCGAATTGGCCCCTCCGGTTGCCGAAACAGCGAAATCGAAACCAATCACGTTTGTCGACCTTCCTGAACTTCAATCTGGAACGGGGGCAATGGATGTGGGTGAAGCACCCGAGTTCTCGATGACGGACTCAGGATTGAAGTATCGGATCCTGCGAAAGTCCGACGGCAAGAAGCCGAAAGCCGACAGCACCGTAACGGTCCACTATCGCGGCTGGCTCAATAGTGGAAAAGTGTTCGACAGCTCCTACGAACGAGGCGAAACGACAACGTTTCCATTGCAGAACGTTATCGCTGGCTGGACCGAAGGATTGCAACTCGTCGGTGAGGGAGGGATGATCGAATTGGCGATGCCATCACGGCTCGGCTACGGCGAACGCGGTTCCCCAGGCTCCATTCCTGCTCACTCAAGCCTTCACTTCATCGTCGAACTCGTGAATGTCGATTAGTGCGCCATGCTAGACAATCGATTGCGTCGATCCGCGTGAACGTCTACTGAACGTCCCCCAACTGACGGCCGCTGTTAGCGATTCAAATACTGATCCAAAAACTCTTGCTGCGAATCGTCGCTGCCGATCACGATCATTTCCCCGTCCGCGGGCAGCGGCGTGTTGGGATCGGGATTGGCTTGGACTCCAGCGTCGGTGCGAATGGCGATGACACTGCAACCGGTCTTTTGGCGGATCGCAGCTTCGGTCAACGTCTTGCCAGCCAGCGACAAGGGGATCTTTACTTTAAACACGTCCAGCCCCTCGGCCAGCAGCAGCACGTCGCTGCGACGAAGTAGATTAAAGATCGCGTTCGCTCCCATCGATGCTTCGGAGATCACGAAATCGGCTCCGGCGCGGTGTAGGGTGTGAACATTGCGTTCGAGCGTCGCTCGGCTGATGATCTGAATGTCGGCGCGAAGCCGCCGGCAATAGAGCGTCAAGTAGACGTTCAACGCGTCGTCATGTGTGGTAATCACGACGGCAGACGACTCCATGATTCCGGCTTGCTTGATGATTTCTAAATCGGCGGCGTCGCCAACGATCAGTTTGCCGTCCTCTGCCTTTTGTTTGGCATTTTTTTCGACGATGCGATAGTCGATCGACTGCCGAGCAAGTTCACGCGCGGTCGCCGATCCGACTCGGCCAAAACCGAGAATCACAATCGGCACCTCGCTGGTGCGATAGATACAGAACAGCGCGTCGTATTCATCGAGTTGTTCGCGTGTTCCCGCCAGCACCAAAACGGTGTTATCGGTAATCAGTGTCTCAGGCCCGGCGTTCTGATACCGGCCTCGTTCCCAAACGCCCGAAACGGTAAGGTTGACGTGATCCCGCAATCGAATTTCTCGGAGTGTTCTGCCGACAAGCGGTGTGCCTGCGGCGCTCGCCTCGGCAATCAACAACTCATCAAATTGCCCGATGACATGTGTCTTGGCATCGCGACCGATCACACGCCGGGCCAACGTTCGCCCCATCATCTCGGCCAACTCCAGGACTCGGGTGCAACCCGCTAGTTCGAGGACGTCGACTGACGCGACATCGGCTGCGGTGGCAACAATCGGGACGTTTTCGGCGACTTCACGCGCGGTGAAGGCGACGTTGGTGTTGATGACATCGGTACCCACCGTCGCGACCAACGCGGCCTTGTCGGTACGCAACCGCCGATAGGTCTCGGGATCGTCTAATTCGCCCACCACGACTTGGATGTCCAGATCATGAAGCCGCAGCGCTTCATCGACTTCCGGGACCAACACGACGTAGGGGTATTGGTACTGTGTCAATTGTTTAATCAAAGCAGCGTCGACGGGGCCGTAGTGAGTCAAGATCACGTGCCCTTCGGTGTTTGCCGGTAACTCGCGAGGAGCACGCGCAGCCTCCTGGGCTTGGATCCATGGCGCATAGAAGAATTGGATGAAGGTAAAGGGCAGCAGGATCAGCATGAACATCGTTCCGCTCATCAAAACCAGCATCGAAAACAGTCGGCCAAGGTCGGTGTGAAACGTGATGTCGCCGAAGCCCAACGTCGACATCACCGTGAGCGTCCAATAGATGCCGGTAATCCACGTGTGGTGATGTCCCTCCCACAGCATCAGGTAATGAAAGATGACACTGTAGACGAGTATCATCGCAACCAAAAAAAGGAAGAATTGAGCGAGCACCCGCAAGTTGCGGCGGCTGGCGCGGTCTCGCATAAAATGCAGGTACAGCGTTGTAAAGGACTTCATTGCGTCTCCTCAGGCATGTCCCGCATTCTAGCCGCGATTCCGACCGCTGTGGCGAAACTTCAATGGGTAGGGCCCGTTCCCTGCGGCCGATTCGATGCGATCGCAACGCCGGCCGTCCCCAAAAATATCGGCCGCGATTGGTTCGCAGAAACCTGGGCCAACGCTGGACCGCTAAAACGATGGGCTTGTTGTGATTTTTGGTTGCGCAGGCTTTCTGCCACCTCTCCACCAACTTCGTTGGGGGAGAGGTAACTGCACGATCAGCCGGAAGAGAAAGTCAGCTCCAAAATCCGACGTCCATACCAACTTTTTAACGGATTAGGCTAACGCCCAAGCCGCCGATTGGTGATCCCCTTTTAGGGAACGCAAATGTGTAGCATGTACTCGTAGCTACCTTCGCCAGAAGGTGGTGATTCGAAATGGCAGGCAATCATCCACGCTCTGGCGAGCGTAGCTACGGATCGCAAATGTGTAGCATCTACTCGTAGCTACCTTCGCCAGAAGGTGGTGATTCGAATCGGCAGGCAATCATCCACGCTCTGGCGAGCGCAGCTACGGATTGCAACGCAACCCCCCCGGGCGTCACTGCATGCGCAGTCGTTGTGTATAGGCTTCCAGCAACGATAATCAGCGGGTAGCATCCGGGGATGAAAGAAAATCATTGGCGTACATACAAGACGATCT
This genomic stretch from Novipirellula caenicola harbors:
- a CDS encoding glycoside hydrolase family 16 protein; this encodes MSPTQITYGLITPVLISCWFCAVPIAALHAEESGWHLVWSDEFDGERLDYSKWGVEVNAFGGGNEELQLYTDRPENVRVVDGNLIIEARADRPNISGTTRDYSSGKVRTKHRGDWTYGRFEVRAQMPAGQGIWPAIWMLPSEESYGAWAASGEIDIAEYKGQEPSRVHGTLHFGDQWPKNASHTKHYELPIGTFADRFHVFTLEWEPDQIRWYIDGDLYQSQDHWHSAGQPFPAPFNKPFHLLLNLAVGGRFVGAPDSNTTFPLQLRVDYVRVYQKS
- a CDS encoding potassium channel family protein — translated: MKSFTTLYLHFMRDRASRRNLRVLAQFFLFLVAMILVYSVIFHYLMLWEGHHHTWITGIYWTLTVMSTLGFGDITFHTDLGRLFSMLVLMSGTMFMLILLPFTFIQFFYAPWIQAQEAARAPRELPANTEGHVILTHYGPVDAALIKQLTQYQYPYVVLVPEVDEALRLHDLDIQVVVGELDDPETYRRLRTDKAALVATVGTDVINTNVAFTAREVAENVPIVATAADVASVDVLELAGCTRVLELAEMMGRTLARRVIGRDAKTHVIGQFDELLIAEASAAGTPLVGRTLREIRLRDHVNLTVSGVWERGRYQNAGPETLITDNTVLVLAGTREQLDEYDALFCIYRTSEVPIVILGFGRVGSATARELARQSIDYRIVEKNAKQKAEDGKLIVGDAADLEIIKQAGIMESSAVVITTHDDALNVYLTLYCRRLRADIQIISRATLERNVHTLHRAGADFVISEASMGANAIFNLLRRSDVLLLAEGLDVFKVKIPLSLAGKTLTEAAIRQKTGCSVIAIRTDAGVQANPDPNTPLPADGEMIVIGSDDSQQEFLDQYLNR
- a CDS encoding glycosyltransferase family 2 protein, giving the protein MENIIRNVNTIDVLARSPREYQQDQTTTPPESLGSPDVPGLERKRPTMILVVLILYALCAIAFTPRMISLFDEASGIAGKFAIGLFILQTHIFWLYGGFFAAQAVFSSLSRSKVNITPRVLAGPRVAILYTTMHDFQEKAVLSCINQRYENCHTFILDDSKNEDAKQVVDEFAQRYPDDVTVVRRTDRVGYKAGNVNNALENHVHGYDYFALADADSIFPPYFIAELLPYFANDPRVGFVQGGFEPDPNPSSSYSRDLGLQIKSMWKVFAPARNRYGSVIFLGHGGIIRYDVWKEIGGFPPLISEDLGLSHRARRLGYRGRFVPQVKSFEEFPETYTAFRKQQRRYVQGICQYIHYDLWPYLKSSNVPWFEKVDTLLTCGGLLMPLFFLSFIVLYSVVMPFLFGVHNLFAISVGETEVLFPIFLLSERFFDLGLALDYFVITGFCTLAPTLGGFWLMAQHPVRGVRTIWLAAAPYMSLLVMSSVAIIGYLLFRTATFTATGDRTAGKKTAAPAASNRSRFRLKEDDVALLLELSLGVVLAVMCIATLNIVLFSFAVAILLAPFLSRVRWNHWLMRPFLYLPFLALLTGLSIGAVTLVQKSLDLPSGVPW
- a CDS encoding FKBP-type peptidyl-prolyl cis-trans isomerase codes for the protein MVSGCRSTTNPSPEIASELAPPVAETAKSKPITFVDLPELQSGTGAMDVGEAPEFSMTDSGLKYRILRKSDGKKPKADSTVTVHYRGWLNSGKVFDSSYERGETTTFPLQNVIAGWTEGLQLVGEGGMIELAMPSRLGYGERGSPGSIPAHSSLHFIVELVNVD
- a CDS encoding RHS repeat-associated core domain-containing protein translates to MFHCFQLRRHGHLLGLFLCLLAGIGCELPTTMRIAGTNLPGDVDGNGSVDIWDARSLDRSLTSQYFRVPNPDCADVSQNSKLDRGDFEAIQKRAQGLSTVEINVNADNQMPVVIGGVSSIVVADTFLPLNVNEGSVRITSQAAGYDSGECKLYHASHGRSLYYHWNTAGLLPANDYVIEVQLQKSLASLEAESPVDEAREDQATEDDSSPADTKTTVTSNASTVLLADRLIASVSDLVASVDASETDVESLELDESVAASNETAAADGESLEEATPEPSPAVEITKNKVQVSLIARARELPVLAEFIDLSLPYWDLDLQVARQYRYSAFAEPDISEFGRGWTHAYGLRLVEHTDGSIELLGVGPHGPHFVKTETGVYREVTGLAHKVVRDPDGSFQLITDDHLIWRFDASLTPLEVDDGQGHRVSLQYEEDRLVKVSDLSGQFLQFNYADELVESVSDSAGRTVQFQYDQNQNLVLVTRPAGEEIAYVYDDQQRLSNITRNDTIQRELAYYDDGLVRSIKGESEVLELDYSINAIGAGARTIKGSAGEILSEKIASDGRVLSRGIGADSHAVQFEYDDQFTLCKLTGLDNTVWKSVPEDSQTQLTFPGGAEMTWKKVPEQSATIVTDANGISTTLRYLEDGQLTHIQYPDGLTEVRRYFKEDDGTSIQRELRSGQKVQYWFDKRGLLQSMQINRQPKVVYQYDAVGNLTQATNGWGTLSFEYDESGRLTACKYPNGKSLVYTYDRLGRKESLASPGGQLVYSYDPAGRLRTLALADEMQLAEYVYDEVGLKSRRTANGVLHQFEYDRLGQVKSVVSESPSKQTLAARDYEYDNLSRITKVAIRGGQSKSFAYDSAGRLVTVKNGDEDRLSIAYDAVNNRTALSTKPVKANVLNQYSSTGDSTRFYDLDGNLNAVLQADKKTAYEHDSLGRLVRVRLPNQVVVSYQYDPLGRLASRTIGSQVTHFFWDGDRIVYSENNGGNDPRLYVWAPRLHTAEPSDRELVAMRRDATWHYCWQDAIGNVSEITDTEGQIVSSPQTDCFGNVIAGPDADVELPFRFKGAFYDSQTDLHYIHNRWYESSTATFLEPDQLATLSGQHPYAIAGCDPINGSRLQSDRWADAAEQSDNRGYDDPTNALWIQEVLGRYLCRSVHSLGPLRSPYRSPQGIMPRAEETRLLQAALKDPLRGLSISR